One part of the Caldisericum sp. genome encodes these proteins:
- a CDS encoding ATP-binding cassette domain-containing protein translates to MLELNNISVTYDPHTKFKKEALKDLSLKIYEGERVAIVGRIGSGKSTLIEVMSGLLKPTSGEVIIDSLNITKNKVPRKEIVKHISVVFQHPETQFFAETVFDEVAYGAKNIGVEGNKIKDVVLNALTEVGLDESYLGKSPFELSGGEKRRVAIASVIVINPKYLILDEPTSNLDFGGKSSIISYLENRISKGRTLIFVTHNMDEAFLLSERLIAINEGTVVYDSDTLSFFENAELVEKIGLELPFFPKIKKLLKKCYPDFPDCKTFDCIVDYLTRIRKS, encoded by the coding sequence TTAAAAAAGAAGCCCTGAAAGACTTAAGCCTTAAGATTTATGAAGGAGAGAGGGTTGCAATAGTTGGGCGAATTGGATCAGGAAAATCTACTTTAATTGAGGTGATGAGTGGTTTACTCAAGCCTACGAGTGGTGAAGTGATTATCGATAGTCTCAACATAACAAAAAACAAAGTCCCAAGAAAAGAAATAGTTAAGCATATAAGCGTTGTATTCCAGCATCCCGAAACACAATTTTTTGCAGAGACTGTGTTTGATGAAGTTGCCTATGGGGCAAAAAATATCGGTGTTGAAGGGAATAAGATTAAAGATGTTGTTCTTAATGCACTCACAGAAGTTGGCCTTGATGAAAGTTATCTGGGTAAATCTCCATTTGAACTATCTGGAGGCGAGAAAAGAAGAGTAGCCATAGCAAGTGTTATAGTTATAAATCCTAAATACCTTATTTTAGATGAGCCGACATCTAATTTAGACTTTGGGGGGAAATCAAGCATTATTTCATATTTGGAAAATAGAATCTCCAAAGGGAGGACGCTTATTTTTGTAACACATAATATGGATGAAGCCTTTTTGCTTTCCGAAAGGCTTATAGCAATAAATGAAGGTACGGTTGTTTATGATTCAGATACCCTTTCCTTTTTTGAGAATGCAGAACTTGTAGAAAAAATAGGACTTGAATTACCGTTCTTCCCCAAGATAAAGAAACTTTTAAAGAAATGCTATCCGGATTTTCCTGACTGTAAAACTTTTGACTGTATCGTAGATTATCTTACGAGGATTCGAAAATCTTAA
- a CDS encoding energy-coupling factor transporter transmembrane protein EcfT encodes MAKFYFGQFQYTQSFFHKLNPTLKIILIFYLVILLFFLKTIQSYLIFLIFTVLLVALSKVSIQSVLSSFKPIIFLLLFTLFFQLFFTPGKVVVNLKVLKITQEGINISIYIAIRLIILTMLTFLLTSTTTTTDLAMGFRNVILPLRVFRFPVEELSLMISISLQFVPILFEEADRIMKAQMARGADFESGNLFMRAKSFLPVILPLILNAFNRADQLAMAMESRGFILGMKRTSYRVSKFGKNEVIAIVFVALFTILLFFLEVKSHA; translated from the coding sequence ATGGCTAAGTTCTATTTTGGTCAGTTTCAGTATACGCAGTCGTTCTTCCACAAATTAAATCCAACCCTAAAGATAATTTTAATATTCTATCTCGTTATTTTGCTCTTTTTTCTCAAAACTATACAATCGTATTTAATTTTTCTTATATTTACGGTTTTGCTTGTTGCGCTTTCAAAGGTATCCATACAATCGGTTTTATCCTCATTTAAGCCAATAATATTTTTGCTTCTCTTTACGCTTTTTTTCCAACTCTTTTTTACTCCAGGCAAAGTTGTTGTTAACTTGAAGGTCCTAAAGATTACTCAAGAGGGCATAAATATCTCCATATATATTGCAATCAGGCTTATTATTCTCACTATGCTTACATTTTTGTTAACTTCTACTACCACTACTACAGACCTTGCAATGGGCTTTAGAAATGTAATCCTTCCTCTCCGTGTTTTTAGATTCCCAGTCGAGGAGCTTTCTTTAATGATTTCTATATCTCTTCAGTTTGTACCAATTTTGTTTGAAGAAGCTGACAGAATAATGAAGGCACAAATGGCAAGAGGTGCTGACTTCGAAAGCGGAAATTTATTTATGAGGGCAAAAAGTTTCCTTCCGGTGATTCTTCCTCTCATTCTGAACGCTTTTAATAGAGCAGACCAACTTGCAATGGCAATGGAGTCAAGGGGTTTTATTTTAGGGATGAAGAGAACTTCTTACAGGGTAAGCAAGTTTGGTAAAAATGAGGTAATTGCGATAGTTTTTGTTGCTCTCTTTACTATTCTTCTTTTCTTTTTGGAGGTGAAATCCCATGCATAA